Proteins encoded by one window of Lathyrus oleraceus cultivar Zhongwan6 chromosome 1, CAAS_Psat_ZW6_1.0, whole genome shotgun sequence:
- the LOC127080940 gene encoding ervatamin-B, with protein sequence MKISYTSNRFLLFIIFTACLCLYFAIQKKNPDENEDILIIPSKFEIPTSKYTSVSSLILDKLPNEDDVIELFQVWKKEHGRVYKDLGEMVRKFEIFVSNLEYIVESNAKRESPHSSVVGLNNFADVSSTEFREKYMTLKTDAMDILNDDDNVEDVTCSNPPATLDWRANGAVTPVKDQGECGSCWAFSSVAAIEGIVQIKTGTFVSLSEQELLDCVKDGDCDGGFVPYALDWVQKHSGVASQADYPYTASKGVVCKASEIQTSANSNIDSQQAVLKSDRGLLCAVAKQPVIVGIYADSPSFQHYTGGIFRGEDCPLDPKNVTHGMLIVGYNSLNGEDYWIVKNSHATTWGIQGYMWIKRDYSKRYGVCGINAHATIPIKY encoded by the exons ATGAAGATTTCCTACACCTCAAACCGATTCCTCCTGTTCATCATCTTCACTGCATGCTTATGTTTATACTTTGCTATTCAAAAGAAAAATCCTGATGAAAATGAAGATATCTTAATTATACCTTCAAAATTTGAGATCCCAACGAGTAAGTACACCTCCGTATCGAGTCTTATACTTGATAAGCTTCCTAATGAAGATGATGTTATAGAATTATTTCAAGTATGGAAGAAAGAACATGGACGAGTTTACAAGGATCTAGGAGAGATGGTAAGGAAATTTGAAATTTTTGTTTCAAATTTGGAGTATATCGTAGAGAGTAATGCAAAGAGAGAGTCACCTCATAGCTCCGTTGTTGGTCTGAACAACTTTGCTGATGTGAGCTCCACGGAGTTCAGAGAAAAATACATGACCTTAAAGACTGACGCCATGGATATTTTGAACGATGATGATAATGTTGAGGACGTAACATGTAGCAATCCACCTGCAACCTTGGACTGGAGGGCGAATGGAGCTGTCACTCCTGTTAAGGATCAAGGCGAGTGTG GTTCTTGTTGGGCATTCTCATCTGTTGCCGCAATTGAAGGAATAGTTCAAATAAAGACAGGGACGTTTGTTAGCCTTTCAGAGCAAGAGCTTCTAGATTGTGTAAAAGATGGAGATTGTGATGGAGGATTTGTGCCCTATGCATTGGATTGGGTACAAAAACACAGCGGTGTTGCATCACAAGCTGATTATCCTTATACGGCTAGCAAGGGTGTTGTTTGCAAAGCCTCCGAG ATTCAAACCAGTGCAAATAGTAATATTGATTCACAGCAGGCTGTGCTGAAATCAGACAGGGGACTATTGTGTGCAGTTGCTAAGCAGCCTGTTATTGTTGGTATTTATGCAGACTCACCCTCATTTCAACATTACACCGGT GGAATATTTAGAGGTGAAGATTGTCCCTTGGATCCTAAGAACGTAACTCACGGCATGCTAATAGTGGGTTATAATTCCTTAAACGGTGAAGATTACTGGATTGTGAAGAACTCACATGCGACAACATGGGGAATACAGGGTTATATGTGGATCAAAAGGGACTATAGTAAACGGTATGGAGTGTGTGGAATCAATGCACATGCTACTATTCCAATCAAATATTAA